One genomic window of Ilyobacter polytropus DSM 2926 includes the following:
- a CDS encoding class I SAM-dependent methyltransferase yields the protein MNTKDKYDKVAKIYDRMEKMLFFNKYRKDLISLAQGEVLEVGVGTGANLPYYSEKTSVIGIDFSKNMLEKSKKVIKKNNITNIKLKEMDVQTMAFEDNSFDCAVSTCVFCTVPDPVAGLKEIYRVIKPGGKVLFLEHMRSKNPLINIFLFMMNIMSKFFLGTSMIRKTQKNIEKSGFKITERKDLFFDVVRIIIAEKDL from the coding sequence ATGAATACAAAAGATAAATATGACAAAGTAGCTAAAATTTATGATAGAATGGAAAAAATGTTGTTTTTCAATAAATATAGAAAAGATCTAATATCTCTCGCACAGGGTGAAGTCTTAGAAGTAGGAGTGGGAACAGGAGCAAATCTTCCCTATTACTCTGAAAAAACTTCAGTTATAGGAATAGACTTCAGCAAAAACATGCTGGAAAAATCAAAAAAAGTAATTAAAAAAAATAATATCACAAATATTAAACTTAAAGAAATGGATGTACAGACTATGGCTTTTGAGGATAATAGCTTTGACTGTGCTGTATCAACTTGTGTATTTTGTACCGTCCCTGATCCTGTAGCAGGTTTGAAAGAAATATACAGGGTTATAAAGCCTGGAGGGAAGGTACTTTTTTTAGAACATATGAGAAGTAAAAATCCGCTGATAAACATCTTTCTTTTTATGATGAATATTATGTCAAAATTCTTTTTGGGAACTTCTATGATAAGAAAGACCCAAAAAAATATAGAAAAATCCGGATTCAAAATAACAGAAAGAAAAGATCTTTTTTTTGATGTGGTAAGGATAATAATAGCAGAGAAAGATCTTTGA
- a CDS encoding sterol desaturase family protein, translated as MDRGLLLLFIFLFFFALERLQPQMDNSKRSKQHDETNIKIGIINTVLGRLIAILTVYAVVSFFEKNNWGLFNLISLNTNMILLLEILLLDLTNYTWHRLLHNINFLRRFHNVHHTDKFLNSTSALRFHIIEIFLGNIFRLVPIALLGISIEAVLMYEVILNGNVYFHHSNIKIPVKIDIILSKVIVTPYLHRIHHSIKYKESNSNYSSFLIFWDKIFRSFTPQGKFSTSKYGIPGYNEEGYQKFYFLLKQPFLKDDTNSSHK; from the coding sequence TTGGATAGAGGACTGCTACTTTTATTTATATTTCTATTTTTTTTCGCTCTTGAGCGATTGCAGCCTCAGATGGATAACAGTAAACGGTCAAAGCAACACGACGAAACAAATATAAAAATCGGAATTATAAATACAGTTTTAGGACGCCTAATAGCCATACTTACAGTCTATGCAGTAGTATCATTTTTTGAAAAAAACAATTGGGGTCTTTTTAATCTAATTTCTCTAAACACAAATATGATTTTGTTATTAGAAATACTTTTGTTAGACCTTACTAATTACACCTGGCACCGACTTCTTCACAATATAAATTTTTTGAGACGATTTCACAATGTCCACCACACTGATAAATTTTTAAATTCAACTTCAGCCCTTAGATTTCACATTATCGAGATTTTTTTGGGGAACATTTTTAGATTAGTACCTATAGCACTGCTAGGAATAAGTATAGAGGCGGTATTAATGTACGAGGTGATTCTAAACGGCAACGTTTATTTCCACCACAGTAATATCAAAATACCTGTAAAAATTGATATCATTTTATCTAAAGTAATCGTGACCCCATATCTTCACAGAATACACCATTCCATAAAATATAAAGAGAGCAACTCAAATTACTCATCTTTCCTTATATTCTGGGACAAAATTTTCAGAAGTTTCACACCCCAGGGAAAATTTTCAACTTCAAAATACGGAATACCTGGGTATAATGAAGAAGGGTACCAAAAGTTTTATTTCCTTTTGAAACAACCTTTTCTAAAGGATGACACAAATTCGTCACACAAATAA